Genomic DNA from Candidatus Bathyarchaeota archaeon:
GTCTATTTAGCGAGACACTACGTTTTCAAGGTGCAGGAAAACTTAACTAAAAAGAAAAATGAAACCAACAAAAAGGAGAAATAACGTCTTATTCTTTCATTTCAGAGGTTCTTCTACCCTTTATTATTAAGCTGTTTTCTTTGCCGCTTATTACTCTAAAATGGTCTTTAAGCTCCGATTTATGTAGGAATTTCCGCAAGAGCACTCGCAAATACTGTTTTGACACGCCTTTCTCGCCAGTTTTCAAGATTATTTCGTTTGGTGTCTTCTCTGTTTCGATGCCGGTTCTTTCATTGAGGAAGTCAGCTAGCTCTTTTACTAACTCATCGCCTTCAACCTTTAATTCGGATATATCTATTCGGATATCACCCATTTCATAGGCACCTCCATTATTTTCTAACCACTATAACTCGAACTTGATCGCATGCATTTTCACATGAATCGGCAATCATTTCCAAAGCTTCAAAGAGCTGCCCGATTAAAACGGCTACTCCAGCTTTTGAAAGGTTTTCCTTTCCAAGAAGCATCCGTGCTTTCTCATGCAAATCGTCTACCTTTTCCTCCCCCCTTTCCACAGCGTCTGCAGCTTGCAACGCCTCTTCTGGCTTTGTGATTATCTTATTTACGCATTTCTGTAATAAAATTGCACATTCTTTCACGCCTTTAGCCATCTCCATAATTTCTCCTTTGATGGACTCGGGAACATCTTCCATAGGTAATACGCTCAAAACTCTCGTGGATTCCCTGCTCCAGTCCGCAACCATGTCCACCCTTTTAACTAAATGCATTATGTCTTCTCTAGCTGTAGGTGGGAGTTCACCCTTCGAAACTTCGTCCATAACTTTTCTTCTCAAGACATCGGCTTCCCTTTCATTGCTTGTTATTCTTTCGATGCATGCACGCATTTCTTTTACATCCTTTTTTACAGCTGCTGCAACAGCTTTATCTAGGTCTTCAACTATACTTGTGGTCAGGGCTAAATGTCGCTGGATTATTGCTAAGGCTTTTGTTTCACGTCTTTTCTCAAACCATTTTACTAAATCACTCAACAGCTGTCTCCTCCCGTAATCCAATTTCTGGATAAGCAAATACGTGAACGTTTTCCGGCTGAAAACTTACAGTAACCTTCTCTCCAACGTTAAACCATTCACATGAAAGGGAAGGCATAACAGCCACAATCAAATCTTGATTTTCAAGTCTAATTTCATACCGAACATTAGTACCTTCAAAAGCAACCCTTTCAACTAACCCAAGAATGGAGTTTACACTTCGGCTTCTGCGTCTCTCAAGGATGAATACTTCCGGCCTTACAGCTAAAACCACCCTTTCACCTTTATTCAAGCCCCTATTCAACACTTGAACTTTCACTCCACCTCGAAGTTCAATGGTTGCCATTTTATCAGCGGCTTCTGCGATGAAGCCTTCAAGGAAGTTTGCTCCTCCAATAAAATGGGCTACGAAAATACTTTTCGGGTTCATGTAAAGCTCTTGAGGCGTGCCAACCTGCAAGACTTTTCCTTTCTTCATTATGGCTATTCTGTCAGATATTGCCATAGCCTCTGACTGGTCATGGGTTACATGTATAGCGGTTAACTCCAAGTCTTTCGCCATACGCCTAATTTCATACCTAAGCTCGTTTCTGACCTTCGCGTCCAAATGTCCCAAAGGCTCGTCTAACAACAGCAGTTTTGCACCGGCGGCCAGCGCTCTTGCAACAGCTATTCTCTGCATCATGCCGCCGCTTAACTCGTGGGGGAAAGCATCTAACCGCTCGTGAAGCTTAACCATCTCCAAGACTTCATGGCCTATTCTCTCAGCCTTTTTCATGTCAAAACCTTTCACCCGTGGGCCATAGGTAACGTTTTCCCAAGCATTCATATGAGGGAACAATGCGAACGTTTGGAAAACAAAGCCTATGTCACGGTCTTCTGGTGGAACGTTATTTACAAGCCTATCACCAATGTATATTTCGCCCTCATCCGGCTCGATCAAGCCGGCGATAAGCCTGAGCAATGTTGTTTTTCCACATCCGCTAGGTCCCAAAATGGAGAAATACTCTCGGTCCTTAATGTGGAGGCTGACGTTGTCTACCGCCACTATTTTACCGAACCTTTTAGTGACATTTACTAGGCGCACATCTGGCATTTCAGTACCTTCCCTTACCCCTTACGACAAGCCTTAATGCCAATAAGATTATGAAGGAGATTAATATTAAGAAACCGCATCCTAAACCAATTTCTAAAAATTTAACAAAGCTGCCAGATTTCATCCATGTCTTAACCCAATCAACCAAAATAACCGGAGCTGTCCTGAGCTCGGTAACCGCCAAAGTGGCACCTGTTTCGCTTACGCTTCTTGTGAAAACCATTATGGCGCCTGAAAACATCGAATATTTAGTTAAAGGGAACACTATTGTCCTAAAGACACATAATGGTTTAGCTCCCAAGGTTCTTGAGGCCTCTTCCAGCTCCATGCTTATCCTTTCAATAGCTGCTGCCATAGATCTGATAAAGTATGGATATGTAATGGCTAGATGTGCAAAAACAAGAAGCCAGACGTCGGATATGAACGCTAATGTCTCCTTCCAAAAGAACCGCAAAGACACGCCGAGCGCTACAGACGGGACAATTATTGGAATGTCAACTAAAACGTTTAAGACTGATGAAAAGCGTCCAAGACGTTTCCTTGCCACAATTATGGCCATGGGCAAACCCATGAAAACGTTTAAAACGGTTACGGTTGCCCCAAGAGAATATGACAAAACGAGACTTTGCCAA
This window encodes:
- a CDS encoding 60S ribosomal protein L22, with amino-acid sequence MGDIRIDISELKVEGDELVKELADFLNERTGIETEKTPNEIILKTGEKGVSKQYLRVLLRKFLHKSELKDHFRVISGKENSLIIKGRRTSEMKE
- a CDS encoding DUF47 family protein produces the protein MSDLVKWFEKRRETKALAIIQRHLALTTSIVEDLDKAVAAAVKKDVKEMRACIERITSNEREADVLRRKVMDEVSKGELPPTAREDIMHLVKRVDMVADWSRESTRVLSVLPMEDVPESIKGEIMEMAKGVKECAILLQKCVNKIITKPEEALQAADAVERGEEKVDDLHEKARMLLGKENLSKAGVAVLIGQLFEALEMIADSCENACDQVRVIVVRK
- a CDS encoding ABC transporter ATP-binding protein, with product MPDVRLVNVTKRFGKIVAVDNVSLHIKDREYFSILGPSGCGKTTLLRLIAGLIEPDEGEIYIGDRLVNNVPPEDRDIGFVFQTFALFPHMNAWENVTYGPRVKGFDMKKAERIGHEVLEMVKLHERLDAFPHELSGGMMQRIAVARALAAGAKLLLLDEPLGHLDAKVRNELRYEIRRMAKDLELTAIHVTHDQSEAMAISDRIAIMKKGKVLQVGTPQELYMNPKSIFVAHFIGGANFLEGFIAEAADKMATIELRGGVKVQVLNRGLNKGERVVLAVRPEVFILERRRSRSVNSILGLVERVAFEGTNVRYEIRLENQDLIVAVMPSLSCEWFNVGEKVTVSFQPENVHVFAYPEIGLREETAVE